From the Fibrobacter sp. UWB11 genome, one window contains:
- a CDS encoding SUMF1/EgtB/PvdO family nonheme iron enzyme yields the protein MRILSSGVYAACCCAVGVLWSCSDSSSNDISGSDINISSSTDYLWSSESGNSPDKNYSAENGGTNSSSSITSVSESSSGTSPGMSTDSRKSSSSNHTHRSSSSGSELGKSSGIQAKSSSSEGPFVYTSPANFADTVNGVAFNMVYVAGGSYTRGCDNCAEQDKIYESPSHKVTVSEYFIANTEVTIAQWNAVMGGKKSAWESDKAPKIGVSWFDANNYACKLGQKTGRQYRLLTDAEWEFAARGGKDGIADKFKFSGSNNVDDVAWYSENSSGKSHDVATKKPNKLGLYDMSGNSWEWVYDWLVAYTDADKVNPVQLTGSGNKTRRGGSYGEPAEFARVSRRAIRSRDGAADMGFRLGMSAELPPGMVSPCEAANPSAATCQGDKNRDCRLITAADEAWISDDYTVVIGENGVAAVSGFPNVSGQWYTLNNRSFNVVTKSGTKTYAYYVFSEDELTMISDDGIPYRLYRRAASEAKNKVSLPTVSSPKTLQQLLAAVEPERIVTDEQLAHPDTSVRDPRIAAASGYTWFFDGRCCGGNHKYRFHLDKNGDAEFVVMDYDDTHHENILAKGRWFTVGNIGLHIVLNGKYFNYLYTAGERTMSYSEYMPAGPIFCHISFQSYERGDFRIFNKTLFDDKIKRPRGFNGENPVYEAGDYQWGS from the coding sequence ATGCGCATACTTTCCTCGGGTGTATATGCTGCGTGTTGTTGCGCAGTTGGGGTGCTTTGGAGCTGTTCGGATTCGTCAAGCAATGACATTTCCGGGTCGGATATCAATATTTCATCGTCCACCGATTATTTGTGGTCTTCCGAGTCTGGCAATTCGCCAGACAAGAATTATTCTGCCGAAAATGGCGGAACAAATTCATCATCATCCATTACAAGCGTATCTGAAAGCTCGTCGGGAACATCGCCGGGAATGTCCACAGATTCGCGCAAAAGTTCTTCGAGCAATCATACCCATCGGAGTTCATCTTCGGGTTCCGAGCTGGGCAAATCGTCTGGAATCCAGGCAAAGTCGAGTTCCAGTGAAGGACCTTTTGTCTACACCTCGCCTGCAAATTTCGCCGATACGGTAAACGGTGTCGCCTTCAACATGGTGTACGTTGCAGGCGGCTCTTATACACGAGGCTGCGACAATTGCGCCGAACAAGACAAAATTTACGAGAGTCCATCGCACAAAGTAACAGTCAGCGAATACTTCATAGCCAATACCGAAGTAACTATTGCGCAATGGAACGCTGTAATGGGCGGCAAAAAGAGCGCCTGGGAATCAGACAAGGCGCCTAAAATTGGTGTCAGCTGGTTTGACGCCAACAATTACGCCTGCAAACTCGGACAAAAAACAGGGCGGCAATACCGCTTGCTCACAGACGCCGAATGGGAATTTGCAGCCCGCGGCGGCAAGGACGGAATTGCAGACAAGTTTAAATTCTCGGGTAGCAATAACGTCGATGACGTAGCTTGGTATTCCGAAAACAGTAGCGGGAAATCCCACGATGTCGCCACCAAGAAGCCAAACAAACTTGGTCTTTACGACATGAGCGGGAATTCCTGGGAATGGGTCTACGACTGGCTTGTCGCCTACACGGATGCAGACAAGGTAAATCCCGTACAGCTCACGGGAAGCGGCAACAAGACGCGAAGAGGCGGGAGCTACGGCGAACCCGCGGAATTTGCGCGCGTGAGCCGTCGCGCCATCCGCAGCCGCGATGGCGCCGCAGACATGGGCTTTAGACTCGGCATGTCTGCGGAACTCCCGCCGGGAATGGTCTCGCCATGCGAAGCGGCAAATCCGTCAGCAGCCACCTGCCAAGGCGATAAAAATCGCGACTGCCGTTTGATTACCGCCGCAGACGAAGCCTGGATTAGCGATGATTACACGGTCGTTATCGGCGAAAACGGAGTGGCAGCAGTCTCAGGTTTCCCGAACGTTTCGGGACAATGGTACACGCTCAACAACCGCAGTTTTAACGTTGTCACCAAGAGCGGCACAAAGACTTACGCTTACTACGTTTTCAGCGAAGACGAACTTACAATGATTAGCGATGACGGCATCCCCTACCGTTTGTATCGCCGCGCCGCAAGCGAAGCCAAAAATAAGGTAAGCCTCCCGACAGTAAGCAGCCCCAAAACCTTGCAGCAGTTGCTTGCTGCCGTGGAGCCCGAGCGTATTGTCACCGACGAGCAACTCGCCCATCCCGACACGAGCGTCCGCGATCCGCGAATCGCCGCCGCCAGCGGATACACCTGGTTCTTTGACGGCCGTTGCTGCGGCGGAAACCACAAATACCGATTCCACCTCGACAAAAACGGCGATGCCGAATTTGTCGTGATGGACTACGACGACACCCACCACGAGAACATCCTCGCGAAGGGGCGTTGGTTCACCGTCGGAAATATCGGGTTACACATCGTTTTGAACGGCAAGTACTTCAACTACCTCTACACCGCAGGCGAACGCACCATGAGCTACAGCGAATACATGCCCGCGGGCCCAATCTTCTGCCACATTTCATTCCAGAGCTACGAACGCGGCGACTTCCGCATTTTCAACAAGACTTTATTCGACGACAAGATCAAGCGCCCCCGCGGCTTCAACGGAGAAAATCCAGTTTACGAAGCAGGCGATTACCAGTGGGGATCGTAA
- a CDS encoding histidine phosphatase family protein, with product MQKLNHSVLLAIAAKPLFVAIAYTAMLSACSDTTSSTAPESIASSSTTTIEYLSSSETTTIESSSSALFDSTGSAPSTGSNSSAIQQSSSSSGQKEFSSSSRNSHRRSSSSVAQTSSSAISSSQATPVSSAKEASSSSTTPSPVKITLDENGFATVADVYRSLQDNEKAVFIIRHSEREDNVAIETELTANGVKMAQDLGATLKSDEEFSYITSGFVRTNETANNISKGRGEASLPKLITNYDITGNWFLKISADSLAQYATKLNMKGSSVELMAHWAYDGGYPDALYELSPRSEEFMQKVILKNLSKWKRVSIMVSHDILVMPLAVFGSDKKVALKYHEDYHWINYIAGLAIIIGKENNLRYVPVKGADSGVIDYLAIYMEEHGTGSKKPSTPKK from the coding sequence ATGCAGAAACTCAACCATAGTGTGCTCCTCGCAATTGCGGCAAAGCCCCTATTTGTCGCAATTGCATACACAGCGATGCTTTCAGCCTGTAGCGACACCACATCCTCTACAGCTCCTGAGAGCATCGCTTCATCCTCAACAACAACAATCGAGTACCTATCATCATCGGAGACTACAACCATCGAGTCTTCGAGTTCAGCATTATTTGATTCAACGGGTTCCGCACCATCTACGGGTTCCAACAGTTCAGCAATTCAACAAAGCTCATCGTCAAGCGGACAAAAAGAATTTTCCAGTTCATCACGAAATAGTCATCGGCGGTCTTCGTCTTCTGTAGCGCAAACAAGTTCATCCGCAATTTCATCATCGCAAGCCACGCCCGTTTCATCGGCAAAAGAGGCTTCATCATCTTCAACGACGCCCTCGCCCGTTAAAATCACGCTCGACGAAAACGGCTTTGCAACAGTCGCCGATGTTTACCGCAGCCTTCAAGACAACGAAAAAGCCGTATTCATCATTCGACATTCCGAACGCGAAGACAATGTCGCCATCGAAACAGAACTAACCGCAAACGGCGTCAAAATGGCACAAGATCTAGGCGCCACGCTAAAAAGTGACGAGGAGTTCAGCTACATCACATCAGGATTTGTGCGCACAAACGAAACGGCAAACAACATTTCAAAAGGCCGCGGAGAAGCAAGCCTCCCGAAACTCATCACCAACTACGATATCACCGGGAACTGGTTCCTGAAAATTTCAGCGGATTCGCTCGCCCAGTACGCCACAAAGCTTAACATGAAAGGTAGTTCCGTCGAGCTTATGGCGCATTGGGCATACGATGGCGGCTACCCCGATGCCCTTTATGAACTCTCGCCCCGCTCCGAAGAATTCATGCAAAAAGTTATCCTCAAAAATCTATCCAAATGGAAACGCGTGAGTATAATGGTTTCGCACGACATTCTCGTGATGCCGCTCGCCGTTTTCGGTTCCGATAAAAAAGTAGCCCTCAAATACCATGAAGACTACCATTGGATAAATTACATTGCCGGGCTCGCCATCATCATCGGAAAAGAGAACAACCTGCGCTATGTCCCTGTAAAAGGCGCCGATTCCGGCGTCATCGACTATCTTGCCATTTACATGGAAGAACACGGCACGGGAAGCAAGAAGCCCTCTACCCCCAAAAAGTGA
- a CDS encoding phosphatidate cytidylyltransferase, with protein MSNLAQRLITAFIAIPIVFVCLWFNDFSRIGLMSFLSAVGSWEWARMASKMFKGPDMRYLSFASSLALTLAWALSKGGYFGLPAVPYVLGMTFLAVFAIYIGVAFAKVEIDHLFPWLVMQFGAPLYVGLWGGMNVLMMGNGQGFEHCYPFILVMTAVWLCDTVAYFFGKFAAGKGPFGRHPFAPSISPKKTWEGSIAGSIATVAWVAYWVKCSAALSSFEMNYTWTSAIVIGLLITVAGQVGDLLMSALKRWSGTKDSGNLFVGHGGVLDRCDSFLLAAPALYIFMDFLKNVV; from the coding sequence ATGAGTAATCTTGCGCAGCGATTAATCACAGCATTTATCGCGATTCCGATTGTTTTTGTTTGCTTGTGGTTTAACGATTTTAGTCGCATTGGCCTTATGAGCTTTTTGAGTGCTGTGGGTTCCTGGGAATGGGCTCGCATGGCATCTAAGATGTTCAAGGGTCCCGATATGCGCTATCTCTCTTTTGCATCGTCGCTAGCATTGACGCTTGCATGGGCGCTTTCGAAGGGTGGCTACTTTGGGCTCCCGGCAGTGCCTTACGTGCTAGGCATGACGTTCCTTGCGGTCTTTGCAATTTACATCGGCGTTGCCTTTGCGAAGGTGGAGATTGATCACTTGTTCCCGTGGCTTGTGATGCAATTCGGCGCTCCGCTGTACGTAGGACTTTGGGGTGGCATGAACGTGCTCATGATGGGTAACGGTCAGGGCTTTGAACATTGCTATCCGTTTATTTTGGTGATGACCGCGGTGTGGCTTTGCGATACTGTCGCTTACTTCTTCGGAAAGTTCGCTGCAGGCAAGGGCCCGTTTGGTCGCCATCCGTTTGCGCCGAGTATTAGCCCCAAGAAAACTTGGGAAGGCTCTATTGCAGGCTCCATTGCAACGGTTGCATGGGTGGCATACTGGGTCAAGTGCAGTGCTGCTCTTAGCTCGTTCGAAATGAACTACACTTGGACATCGGCTATCGTCATTGGTCTTTTGATTACGGTGGCTGGTCAGGTGGGCGACCTCTTGATGTCTGCACTCAAGCGTTGGAGCGGCACCAAGGATTCTGGCAATCTGTTCGTGGGACACGGTGGTGTGCTTGACCGCTGCGATTCCTTCTTGCTCGCTGCCCCGGCTTTGTACATCTTCATGGACTTCTTGAAGAACGTCGTATAG
- a CDS encoding isoprenyl transferase, with the protein MANQLRHVAIIMDGNGRWARSRGLERFLGHRKGTESTIDAVEVGVNLKLEHMTLYVFSSENWGRPSKEVDYLMNLLIEMVVKEIPDLMAKNVKLTVIGNMNRIPEKPRASLQSAIDITANNTGMQLNLAISYGGRQEIVEATKSIAAQVAAGTLQVDDIDETLFAKNLYLKGAPDPDLVIRTGGEFRLSNYLLWQAAYSEFYVTDTLWPDFTKEEFMKAVEFFNTRERRFGKVLHE; encoded by the coding sequence GTGGCAAATCAGCTTAGACATGTCGCTATCATCATGGACGGCAATGGGCGTTGGGCTCGTAGCCGTGGCTTGGAACGTTTCCTCGGTCACCGTAAGGGGACCGAGTCCACTATTGATGCAGTCGAAGTGGGCGTAAACCTCAAGCTCGAACACATGACCTTGTATGTTTTCAGTTCCGAAAACTGGGGCAGACCTTCCAAGGAAGTGGATTACTTGATGAACCTTCTCATCGAAATGGTAGTGAAGGAAATCCCCGACCTTATGGCGAAGAACGTGAAACTTACGGTTATCGGTAATATGAACCGCATTCCCGAAAAGCCGCGTGCAAGTCTCCAGTCCGCAATTGATATTACGGCGAACAATACGGGCATGCAGTTGAACCTCGCCATTTCTTATGGCGGCAGGCAAGAAATTGTGGAAGCAACGAAGTCTATCGCCGCACAAGTTGCAGCGGGCACGCTCCAAGTTGATGATATTGACGAAACTTTATTTGCAAAGAATCTTTATTTGAAGGGTGCTCCCGATCCGGATCTTGTTATCCGCACCGGTGGAGAATTCCGCCTTTCGAACTACTTGCTTTGGCAGGCCGCGTACAGCGAGTTCTATGTGACGGACACGCTATGGCCCGATTTTACCAAAGAAGAATTCATGAAGGCTGTTGAATTTTTCAATACCCGAGAAAGACGTTTTGGGAAGGTGTTGCATGAGTAA
- the frr gene encoding ribosome recycling factor, with protein MSEYSEKMDKAIEATEREFSKIRAGQASPAILNGVRIDYYGTPTPISQVAKISVPEPRMLLVTPWEKQLVDTIDKAILAANIGLTPMKDGNCIRVTLPILTTERRKELAKIARKHAEDGRVAIRNIRRDANDALKKNKEISEDEVKKQQDEIQKATDKAIAEIDRLLAEKEADILKV; from the coding sequence ATGTCTGAATATTCTGAAAAGATGGACAAGGCCATTGAGGCCACTGAACGTGAATTTTCCAAGATCCGCGCTGGCCAGGCTAGCCCGGCTATCCTCAATGGCGTACGCATTGACTACTACGGCACTCCGACTCCGATTTCCCAGGTGGCAAAGATTTCCGTGCCGGAACCGCGTATGCTCCTCGTGACTCCGTGGGAAAAGCAACTCGTCGATACAATCGACAAGGCAATCCTCGCTGCAAACATCGGTCTTACTCCGATGAAGGACGGCAACTGCATTCGCGTAACGCTTCCGATTCTCACGACAGAACGCCGCAAGGAACTTGCCAAGATTGCTCGCAAGCATGCTGAAGATGGCCGCGTGGCTATCCGCAACATCCGTCGCGATGCTAACGACGCTCTCAAGAAGAACAAGGAAATCTCCGAGGACGAAGTCAAGAAGCAACAGGACGAAATCCAGAAGGCTACCGACAAGGCTATCGCCGAAATTGACCGTTTGCTCGCCGAAAAGGAAGCAGACATCCTCAAGGTGTAG
- a CDS encoding right-handed parallel beta-helix repeat-containing protein: MSKKFVYALGIVLAAVQAFGAVYYVATDGSDNNAGTKAKPFASLNKANKVVHAGDTVWVRGGIYDLNDTVFYARYKMTAGILLTASGESDDKRIHYLAYPGERPIFDGANLPVAAGTDHSDGTPEGAMYTSPIVISAKYLHLKGFEVRNTPMKHNSNSGVFLYASKHIFLEQIDSHHNAGPGFFANDGAPDGGGHIFLNCDAHDNYDPLGWQGDGENADGFGAHYQNPGEGDTTKFIGCRAWWNSDDGFDFINQEFPVVLENCYAMGNGYSDYGLGNPKNGNGHGIKMGESTLGGGRHTIRFCAAWKNKATGFYANYTGVGSKWLNNTSYMNKDREFAMASTLFDSEGNRIAEVAPLTGDNAHVLKNNIAFPNKLSQIGTCWEKISSQNIDHYVDCPAGENNSWNLNLDLTEDDFVSLDDPSMTVTGKDLSTIPGILGPRKADGSLPDVDFLRLKKGSRAIDKGENVGFPFVGKAPDLGAFEYGLSSSAVAASSSSANVSSSSSVSTSIVMRPGYFAKVFGMAAVFDLQGRYLGRLPADLCRKKSIADILRTKFKAPGVYLVRYGRFLKRVSVK; this comes from the coding sequence ATGAGTAAAAAGTTTGTATATGCATTGGGGATAGTCTTGGCCGCTGTTCAAGCGTTCGGTGCCGTTTACTACGTGGCCACCGATGGCAGCGACAACAACGCCGGTACAAAAGCAAAACCCTTTGCCTCGCTCAACAAGGCGAACAAGGTGGTGCACGCGGGCGATACCGTGTGGGTGCGTGGCGGCATATACGACTTGAACGATACGGTTTTTTATGCGCGGTATAAAATGACCGCGGGCATTCTCTTGACTGCAAGCGGCGAGAGCGATGACAAACGCATCCATTATCTAGCCTATCCGGGCGAGCGTCCGATTTTTGACGGCGCGAACCTCCCCGTGGCCGCAGGCACGGACCATAGCGACGGCACGCCCGAGGGAGCGATGTATACCTCGCCGATTGTGATTTCGGCAAAGTATTTGCACCTGAAGGGTTTTGAGGTGCGGAACACGCCCATGAAGCACAATTCGAATTCTGGCGTTTTCCTTTACGCGAGCAAGCACATCTTCTTGGAGCAGATTGACAGCCACCATAATGCGGGCCCCGGATTCTTCGCGAACGACGGCGCACCGGATGGCGGCGGACACATCTTCTTGAACTGCGATGCCCACGACAACTACGACCCCTTGGGCTGGCAGGGCGACGGCGAAAATGCCGACGGCTTTGGTGCGCACTACCAGAATCCCGGCGAGGGCGATACCACGAAGTTCATCGGGTGCCGCGCCTGGTGGAACAGCGACGACGGTTTCGACTTCATCAACCAGGAATTCCCCGTGGTGCTGGAGAACTGCTATGCGATGGGGAACGGCTACAGCGACTATGGACTTGGAAACCCGAAGAACGGCAACGGTCACGGCATTAAGATGGGCGAAAGCACCCTCGGTGGTGGGCGGCATACCATCAGGTTTTGCGCCGCCTGGAAAAATAAGGCGACGGGCTTTTACGCGAACTACACCGGCGTGGGCAGCAAGTGGCTCAACAACACGTCGTACATGAACAAGGACCGCGAATTTGCCATGGCATCGACGCTCTTCGATTCCGAAGGGAACCGCATTGCCGAGGTGGCGCCCCTCACCGGCGACAACGCCCACGTGCTCAAGAATAACATTGCCTTTCCGAACAAACTATCGCAAATCGGAACTTGTTGGGAGAAAATATCGAGTCAGAACATCGACCATTATGTGGATTGCCCGGCTGGCGAAAATAACTCTTGGAATTTGAATCTCGATTTGACGGAAGATGACTTTGTGAGTCTTGACGACCCGAGCATGACCGTGACTGGCAAGGACCTCTCGACGATTCCGGGAATTCTTGGCCCGCGTAAGGCTGATGGAAGCTTGCCCGACGTGGACTTTTTAAGACTCAAGAAGGGGAGCCGCGCTATTGATAAGGGCGAAAATGTTGGATTCCCGTTTGTGGGGAAAGCCCCTGATCTGGGCGCATTTGAATACGGACTTTCGAGCAGTGCTGTTGCGGCGTCGAGCAGTTCTGCAAATGTTTCGTCTAGTAGTTCAGTCTCGACTTCTATCGTAATGCGTCCAGGCTATTTTGCGAAAGTTTTTGGCATGGCTGCAGTATTTGATTTGCAAGGCCGTTACTTGGGACGTTTGCCGGCGGATTTGTGTCGTAAAAAATCCATAGCCGATATATTGCGTACAAAGTTTAAAGCTCCGGGTGTGTACTTGGTGCGGTATGGCCGTTTTCTGAAAAGGGTAAGCGTGAAATAG
- a CDS encoding TetR/AcrR family transcriptional regulator yields MSTKEKILETALTMFAKNGYNGTSMEQIAQDVGIKAPSLYKHFKGKEDILNSLIDIAEARYEENFGSDKKIGKLPESIDEFLRSTTERIRFTINDPIIRKMRIFLVQEQFRSERLAKITTRHQMDGIQKMYQKIIGNLMNKGLFQKDNPALLAMELIAPVTVLVSKVDRQPNSKKDALKLIEKHVKHFVEIYKK; encoded by the coding sequence ATGTCTACAAAAGAAAAAATTTTAGAAACGGCGCTCACCATGTTTGCCAAGAACGGCTACAACGGAACGAGCATGGAACAGATTGCCCAAGACGTGGGCATCAAGGCGCCGTCACTTTATAAGCATTTCAAAGGGAAAGAAGACATTCTGAACTCGCTGATTGACATCGCCGAAGCTCGTTACGAAGAAAACTTCGGTTCTGATAAAAAAATCGGCAAGTTGCCCGAAAGCATCGATGAATTTTTACGCTCAACCACAGAAAGAATACGTTTTACAATAAACGACCCCATCATCCGAAAAATGCGCATTTTTTTAGTGCAGGAGCAGTTCCGCAGTGAGCGTCTCGCCAAAATTACAACACGTCACCAAATGGACGGCATTCAAAAAATGTACCAGAAGATTATAGGAAATCTGATGAACAAGGGGCTATTCCAAAAAGATAACCCCGCCTTGCTAGCCATGGAACTCATCGCCCCCGTAACAGTTCTCGTTTCAAAAGTCGACCGCCAGCCCAACAGCAAAAAAGATGCATTAAAACTCATTGAAAAGCACGTTAAACACTTTGTCGAAATTTACAAGAAATGA
- a CDS encoding GNAT family N-acetyltransferase, with translation MMETNRILLRPWNEGDAEALFKYASDPEVGPRAGWPPHKSYAESLQIIRMVFSGEGMWAVIWKETGEPIGCVGYLPAFASNLKIAETECEVGYWIARPYWGKGICTEAMKLVIDYCINVKGFTTLWGDYFLDNPSSGRVMEKCGFIDTGKETLCTSLAVGSDRPVKVMKLCRNG, from the coding sequence ATGATGGAAACTAATAGAATTTTACTGCGCCCTTGGAACGAAGGCGATGCCGAAGCTTTGTTCAAATACGCAAGCGACCCCGAGGTAGGGCCTCGTGCAGGATGGCCACCGCACAAAAGTTATGCAGAAAGTTTGCAAATCATCCGCATGGTTTTTAGCGGCGAAGGGATGTGGGCTGTCATCTGGAAAGAGACGGGAGAGCCCATCGGTTGCGTCGGCTATTTACCAGCGTTCGCGTCGAACTTGAAAATTGCTGAAACCGAATGCGAAGTGGGTTACTGGATAGCCCGCCCCTATTGGGGAAAGGGAATTTGTACTGAAGCGATGAAGTTGGTTATTGACTATTGTATTAACGTGAAAGGCTTTACCACTCTGTGGGGCGACTATTTTCTCGACAATCCGTCATCGGGCCGCGTGATGGAAAAATGCGGATTCATTGATACCGGAAAAGAAACGTTATGCACAAGCCTTGCGGTAGGTTCCGACCGCCCCGTGAAAGTGATGAAACTCTGTCGAAACGGATAA
- a CDS encoding CatA-like O-acetyltransferase, family 2, protein MAKEINPKSTTRAKAFEFWMQAPNPMVTFFKSLNVTRLVKVSKKRGLKFNMLMDYCIGKAAASVKEFYMLPVNGKLMQYDSIAVNTIVKNDEGEVSSCDIPYSEDLATFNRDYLKYTKIVAESSQDWDLSENSMVIGTSAIIDTEIDGAVGMNSGIFNNPFMIWGRYKKRLFRYELPVSFQFHHTQMDGAHAGKFLANLQKAIDELR, encoded by the coding sequence ATGGCAAAAGAAATCAATCCTAAAAGCACAACCAGAGCAAAAGCGTTTGAATTTTGGATGCAAGCTCCGAATCCGATGGTAACATTTTTCAAATCGTTGAACGTCACAAGACTCGTGAAGGTGAGCAAGAAACGCGGTTTGAAATTCAACATGCTTATGGATTACTGCATCGGCAAGGCTGCGGCAAGCGTTAAAGAATTTTACATGCTCCCGGTCAACGGCAAACTCATGCAATACGATTCGATTGCGGTGAATACAATCGTGAAAAACGACGAAGGCGAAGTCAGCTCTTGCGACATCCCGTATTCCGAAGATTTAGCGACATTCAACCGCGACTACCTCAAATACACAAAAATCGTGGCAGAAAGTAGCCAGGATTGGGACTTGTCCGAAAACAGCATGGTCATTGGCACTTCGGCTATTATCGATACAGAAATCGACGGTGCAGTCGGAATGAATTCCGGCATTTTCAACAATCCCTTCATGATTTGGGGACGTTACAAAAAGCGTCTTTTCCGCTATGAATTGCCGGTTTCGTTCCAATTCCACCACACGCAAATGGACGGAGCTCACGCCGGGAAGTTCCTCGCGAACTTGCAAAAAGCAATCGACGAATTGCGATAA
- a CDS encoding HXXEE domain-containing protein, which produces MDLIWIISFPLAFIVHDGEEIIVQHKWMLTHKDLLIQKFPRAKRVITHLSSLSTKAFTMAVLEELILLLFATAYILIGGAYATELWIALFMAFSVHFVIHIAQGVIVRGYVPGLVTSILMLPYAYFGISRICEEVSGDKLLHLSILGIVAMMINLRLAHWIGKKFSH; this is translated from the coding sequence ATGGATTTAATTTGGATTATATCGTTCCCTCTAGCGTTCATCGTTCACGATGGCGAAGAGATTATCGTTCAACACAAATGGATGCTGACGCATAAAGATCTTTTAATCCAAAAATTTCCAAGAGCGAAGCGTGTCATCACTCACTTGTCCAGCCTTTCAACAAAAGCTTTCACAATGGCTGTACTGGAGGAATTGATTCTTTTGCTTTTTGCGACAGCGTACATTCTTATCGGTGGCGCGTATGCAACAGAATTATGGATTGCGTTATTTATGGCCTTCTCGGTACACTTTGTTATTCATATTGCGCAGGGCGTTATAGTAAGGGGGTACGTTCCCGGACTCGTGACATCTATTTTGATGTTGCCTTATGCGTATTTCGGAATAAGTAGAATTTGCGAAGAAGTTAGTGGAGATAAATTATTGCATTTAAGCATTTTAGGAATCGTCGCAATGATGATAAACCTGAGATTAGCTCACTGGATAGGAAAAAAATTTTCGCACTAG